In Cystobacter fuscus DSM 2262, one DNA window encodes the following:
- a CDS encoding cupin domain-containing protein, with protein sequence MDVKHLSDFMGFSAEKLQKHNLFKSERFFLDVYCLAPGQTQKPHQHAHSDKVYLVLEGQCRFRIGADEAPHGPGAALFAPAGVEHGVTNDGPGNARLLVLMTPPPEHA encoded by the coding sequence ATGGATGTGAAACACCTGTCCGACTTCATGGGCTTCTCCGCCGAGAAGCTCCAGAAGCACAACCTCTTCAAGTCGGAGCGCTTCTTCCTGGACGTGTACTGCCTCGCGCCCGGCCAGACCCAGAAGCCCCACCAGCACGCCCACTCGGACAAGGTGTACCTCGTCCTGGAAGGGCAGTGCCGCTTCCGCATCGGCGCGGACGAGGCCCCCCATGGCCCCGGCGCCGCTCTCTTCGCACCCGCGGGCGTCGAGCACGGCGTCACCAATGATGGTCCCGGCAACGCCCGCCTCCTCGTCCTGATGACCCCCCCTCCGGAGCACGCATGA